The following DNA comes from Streptomyces globosus.
GCGGGCGCTGCGGCTCGGCCTGCTGGAGGCGGGGCACCTGGCCCAGGTGCTCCAGCTGACGGCGGGCGCGTTCGGGCTGGCGACGATCCCGCTCGGCGGCCTCCAGGACGACCTGGCGCACGAACTGCTGGGCTTGGACGACCTCGACGAGCCCGTCCAGTACCTCCTCCCGCTCGGCCGCCCGGCGGGATGACCGGGCAGGCCGGACGGCGGACAGACGGCGGTCAGGCTGCGGGGCGCCAGTAGCCGAGGCCGTTCACCCGCTGCTTGGGCAGGCCGAGTTCCTTGCGCAGGTACCCGGTGAGGGTGCGGGTGGTCGCCGTGTCGCAGGCCAGCCAGACGTACGCGGTCTGCGGGTCGGGCGCCAGGCCGGGAAGCTCTGCGCGGATGCGCTCGACGAGGGCGGCGCCGCCGCCGGAGCGGGGGACGCGGCGGATGTCGTGCCGGTCGGCGTCGAGCCGGACGGGCAGGTCGGCGTCGTCCTCGTGCTGGGTCTCGAACCAGATGGTGGCCGGGGTCTGCGGGTGGGCGTCCAGCAGGGAGTTGATGGCCGGCAGGGACGCCGGGTCGCCTATCACCAGCAGCCGGTCCGGGGCCGGTGCCGGTGCGGTGAAGCCGGTGCCCTGCACGGTGGCGTCGATGGTGGCGCCGGGCTCCGCGGTGCGCGCCCAGTCGCTGGCGACGCCGTCGTGGAGGGCGAACTCCAGGGAGAAGGTGCCGGCGGCCGGGTCGGGGTCGACGAGGGTGTAGGCGCGCTGGTGCGGCTTGCCGTTGTCGGTGAACCACAGGCGGACCCACATGGTGGGGTGCAGGGAGCCGCCGGCGGCGGCGAGCAGTCCGCCGTCGGTGAAGGAGACGCGCCGGTAGTGCGGGGTGACCTGTTCCGCCCCGGTGACCGTGAACGTGAAGTCCTTGCCGCGCAGCAGCTTGAGGACCACGCCCTCCCAGCCCTTGCCGACCGCCATGTCCGCCCCTTTCCCTGACGCCGTATAGTCAGGCGAGCCTAACCTAATAATTTTCGGGGCGTGGAGCGGACCCCGCACGGCCGGCCGGGCCGGCCGCGGCCCCGGCGACCGGCGCCCCGCACCGGCCGCGATCCGGCCGGACGCCACGAAGGAACGGAAGAACCGCCATGAGACCCGAGTCCACCGCCCTCGCATCGCCGCGCGCGGACGTCTACACCGAGACCGTCCCCGGCTTCGGCACCGTCCGCTTCACCCCGGTCGACCCCGCGGCGGACTCCGCCGTCCTCCACTCGTGGGTCGTCGAGGAGCGCGCCCAGTTCTGGGGCATGATCGGCGCGAGCCGGGAACTGGTGCAGGAGATCTACGAGGACGTGGACCGCCGCGACACCCACCACGCCTACATGGTGCGGCTCGACGACGAACCGGTGGCGCTGTTCCAGACGTACCAGCCCTCCGAGGACCGCGTCAGCCTGTGCTACGAGGTGCGTGAGGGCGACATCGGCGTCCACCTGATGCTGGCACCGGCGAACGGGCGGCCCCGGCCCGGCTTCAGCCGCACGCTGATCGGCTCGCTGACCCGCTTCACCTTCCGCGACCCGGCCGTCCTGCGCGCCGTCGGCGAGCCCGACGCCCGCAACGCGAAGGCCGTCGCGATGCTGGGCCGCCTCGGGTTCGTCCCGCAGGGGGAGATCACTCTGCCGGAAATCGACCTGCCGGAGATATACCTCCCGGAGAAGCGAGCCGTGCTCGCCTTCCTCGACCGCCCTGCCGTGCTGCCGCCCGCCGACGGGAGCACCCCGACCCCCTAGGAACCCGTATGCCCGCAGCGCACCGGAACGCCACGGGGCTCCGGCCCCCGGACTCCCGCACCGCCGGCGGCCTCGGCCGCATCGCCCTGCGCGGCGTCGACCCGGCGGCCGACGCCGCGCTGATCCACCGCTGGGTGAGCCAGGAGCGGGCCCGGTTCTGGGGGATGGGCGGCGCGGACCGCGAACGGGTCCGCGAGGTGTACGAGGACCTCGACCGCCGGGACACCCACCATGCGTTCCTGGCCCTCCTGGACGGCGTACCGGCCGCGCTGTTCCAGTCGTACGACTGCGCGGCCGACCGGGTGTCGGAGTGCTACCCGGTCCGGCCGGGCGACGTGGGCGTGCACCTGCTCATCGGGCCGCCGTCCGGCCCGCCCCGGCCGGGCCACACGGCGGCCCTGCTGGGGGCGTTCCTGTCGTACCTGTGGGGGCTGCCGGGGACCCGCCGGCTCGTCGCGGACCCGGACCCGGCCAACCACAGGGCGGTGGCGAGGCTGGAGCGCACCGGCTTCGTACGCGGCCCGGAGGTCGGACTCCCCGGGATCGACCTGCCGGAGGTCCGCATCCCCGCCAAGCGCGCCCGCCTCCTCTTCCTGGACGCCCCGCCGCGGCCCTGACCTCAGGGGGCGATGGGCAGCTGCCGCTTGTGCTCGGTGGCCCGGTAGCGGCGGGCGATGATGTCGAAGGCCCGCTCGCCGACCGGCTTGCCCTCCAGGAAGTCGTCGATGTCGTCGTACGTGACGCCCAGCGCGTCCTCGTCCGCCTTGCCCGGGTCGAGGGTCTCCAGGTCTGCGGTCGGCACCTTCCACACCAGCTCGGCCGGGGCGCCCAGCGCGTCGGCGACGGCGCGCACGCGGCGCTTGGTCAGTCCGGTGAGCGGCACGAGGTCGGCGGCGCCGTCGCCGAACTTGGTGAAGAACCCGGAGACCGCCTCGGCCGCGTGGTCGGTGCCGACGACGAGGCCGTCGTACGCGCCGGCGACCGCGTACTGGGCGATCATGCGCTGGCGGGCCTTGATGTTGCCCTGGACGAAGTCCTGGTGGTGGGCGTCGCGGAAGACGACGCCCGCGGCGACGGCGGCGGCGAGTGCCGCGTCGCTGGCGGGCTTCACGTCGACCGTCAGGACGTGGTCGGGGCGGATGAACGACAGCGCCAGCTGGGCGTCCTTCTCGTCGGCCTGGACGCCGTACGGCAGGCGCATCGCGTAGAAGGCCGCCTCGTGCCCGGCGGCGCGGGCGCGCTCCACGGCGAGCTGGCACAGCCGGCCCGCGGTGGTGGAGTCCACGCCCCCGCTGATGCCGAGGACGAGGGAGCGCAGGCCGCTCGCGGTGAGCTTCCCGGCGAGGAAGGCCACACGGCGCTCGATCTCGCGCTCCGCGTCGAAGGCGTCGGTGACCTGGAGGTCCCGGGCGATCTCCTGCTGCAGGGCGGTGGACGCCGGCTCGCTCACGGCTGCTCCTCGGGGTCGTGCGCGTGGGTACGCGGGGGCGGTTCGCTGTTCCGCACCGACCCTAGCCCAATCGGCCGTGCGGCCTTCCTCCGGCCGCCCGGCGGCCGGTCCGGCCGGGCTCCTGCCGGGGTCCTGCCGGGGTGCGGGGTGGGGCCAGGGGCTACGGGGACAGTTCGAGGTAGGCCGGCCGCCCCTGTCTGCGCGCGGCCAGCGCCGCCTGCCACACGGGCAGCACGTACGGCGGGACCATGTCCGCGGTGACGTCCTCGGGCCGGCAGAAGCGGATCTCGCCGATCTCCGACTCCTGGAGCGTGATCCGCTGCTGCTGCTCCGGGGTCAGCTGCGGGCCCTCGAAGACGTGGAAGACGTGCGCGCCCCCCGGACGGGCCAGCCACGCGGTCACCAGCAGGCCGCCGACCTCCAGGTCCAGGCCGATCTCCTCGCGCAGCTCGCGGCGCAGCGCCGCCGTGGGGAGTTCGCCCTCGTCGAGGTGGCCGCCCGGCAGGTTCCACCGCTCGTTGTGGACCGGGTTGACGACGAGCACCCGGCCGTGTCCGTCCGTGACGACGGCGGCAGCCGACGCGGTGGCCGTGGTGCGGCGCGCGGGCGCGGTCATGGGTGCTCCTGTCACGGCGGGGCGGGCCCGCCGCTTCCGGCCGGCGGGGTCGGCGCTCACCGTAACAACGCGGCCGCAGACGGGCTCCGTGGGCCCGGGCCGGGACAGGGGCGGGGCCCGCGGCCGGCGCACGAGGGGGGCGCACAGGGCGGAGCCCATCGACAGGGTGTCGCCGCCCGGTCACACTGGGGCACGGAGGTGGCACATGACGGAACGCGAACGCGCGCGCGAACGGACCGACGGCATGCGGCCCGCCGTCCGGGAGACATACGGCCCCGCGGACCTCAGCGCGGTTCCCGTCTTCGCCGGCGGCTTCATCAACTTCGGCTACTGGCAGCCGGGCGACCTGGGCCGCCCCCTGACGGTCGGCGACCGTATCCGCAGCCAGGAGGACCTGTACCGGCACGTGCTGGACACCGTCGGCCCCGTGGAGGGCGGCGAGGTGCTGGAGGTGGGATGCGGCCTCGCGGTGGGCTGCGCGCTGGCCCTGGAGGAGTACGCCCCGGCGCGGATCACCGGCATGGACATCCACCCCCAGCAGCTGGAACGGGCCCGCCGGGCCAACACCCGTGCCCTGGCGGCGGCCGGGCCGGGCCGGTTCCGGCTGGTGCGCGGAGCGGCCGAGTGGATGCCGTTCGGGGAGGCCGAGTTCGACCGCGTCTACAGCGTGGAGGCCGCCCAGCACTTCGACGACCTGGAGGCGTTCGCGGCGGAGGCCGCCAGGGTGCTGCGGCCGGGCGGGCGGCTCGCCGTCGCGAGCTTCTTCGCCGCCGACCCGGCCGCCCCGGAGCCGCTGGCGGCACTGCTGACGACCTTCGCCGACGGGCTGGACATCGCCCGGCAGCCCGCGGACCTGACGGACGCCCTGACCCGGGCAGGGCTGGAGGGCGCGCGGGCGGAGTCCATCGGCCCCGCCGTGTGGCCCGGCTGGGACCACTGGCTGTCCGCCCAGTGGGAGCCGGGCACCTGGCCGCGGAACTTCCTGCACGCCTGGGAGCGGGGGCTGCTCGACTACTACGTCGTCACCGCCGAGCGCCCCCGCGCCTGACCGCTACGGCCTGGGCAGTTCGCGCGTCAGCTTCGACTGCCACGGGCACCAGGTGGAACGCGGCAGGAGCGCCCCGCCCACCTCGTCCAGGTGCTCGTCCACGTAGGCGATGCTCGCGTCGCAGACCTCCATCGCCATGCCGAAGAACTGCACCGAGTTCGGATCGAGATGGTAGGTCCACGGCTTGTTGTACGAGGCGGGCGTCTTGACGACGGTGCCCATGACACCGCGGTGCTCGGTGTCGGCGCCGCTGAGGATGTTCCGGGCCTGGCGGATCTTGGCCGGGTCGGTGAGCTTGATGACGAACGTGTCCGTGCCGTCCGTGAACTCGAAGTAGGTGGCGCGCGCCGCCGCGGACACCGTGTCGCCTTCGGCGGGCTGGGCGGCCTGGGCGGGCTGGCCCAGCGCCAGCGCCAGCATCGAGACTGCCGCGACACTGCCGGCGCGGGTGAGGATTCGTCGCATGACCGGTACCTCCGTACCTGATGGGTCGTATGGGGCCTTTCGGCCTTTCGCAACGCACCGTATGCAACTCACCAGACCCAATGGCCACTTGGGACATGAAACTGCCTCAAAGGACACCAAGTGCACCCACCACCCTGCCCGGAGGGCCACGCTCCGCAGTTCCGGCGGCCCGGCTGCCCCTCCGCCCGCATCCCCGCTCCCGACCTGCCGTCCCGGCCCGCGGAGCCGCCCGCGAGGGCGCGGGCGCGGCCTGCGGTGGGGCGTCTGGACGCCAGTCGGCGCATGCGGTTCCGGGCGACACCCGCTCCGGCCCCTGGGGCGGGTTGTCGGGTGGTAGTGCAGGGGACCGGCGGGGTAGGTCTGCAGTGGCCTGCGGGTGGTCCGCGGCCGCGGGCCGCGGGCGGCCCGGCACGGGGGAAGGGAAGCATCGTGGGAAGCGGAGTGGGCGCAGGTGGAGATCCGGCCGGTGCGGCGCATGCCGGGCAGCCGGTGACGGCCGCCGAGTTGTTCGACGGGCTGGGGATCGCCTACGAGGAGGCGTTCGGCAGGCTGCCCGCGCAGTCGGACGCCGTCGACTGGCTGGCCGCCCGACTGGCGCCCGGCGCCCGCGTCCTCGACGTCGGCAGCGGTACGGGCCGCCCGGTCGCCGAGCGGCTCGCCGACGCCGGGTTCGAGGTGACCGGGATCGACGTGTCACGCGTCATGGTCGAACTGGCCCGAGCCCAGGTCCCGAAGGCCCGGTTCGAGCAGTGCGACGTACGGGACTTCGCCCCGGAGGGCGGCTTCGACGCCGTCTGCTCCTTCTTCCCGCTGCTCATGATGAGCCGGGCGGAGGCATCGGCCGCATTGCGGCGGATGGCCGGCTGGCTGGTGCCGGGCGGCTACCTGGTGTCGGCCACCGTGCCGGCCGACGTGGAGGACGCCGAAGTGGAGTGGATGGGGCGGCGCGTGCGGGTGTCGAGCTGCTCGACCGACGCCTACCTGCGCCTCCTCCGCGAGGACTGCGGCCTGGAGCTCCTGCACCACTCCGTCTCCCTCTTCCTCCCGGACGGCGGACTGGCGGCACCGGAGGAGCACCTCTTCTGCTACGCCCGCCGCCCGGTCGACGGGGAGTGAGGGCGAGCCGGCGCCGCGGGGGCGGACAGGGAGAGGAACGGCGGGGCGGGGCGGCGAGGGCGGAGCTGACGGGTCGCATGCGGGTGCACCTTTCGACGGGGAGCAGAGACAGCCCCCGACCGCAGGGACGCGGCGGTCCGCTGTCGCGGTACCCGGCCGCGTCGCGGCGCGCCCCATCCGAATGGCGCCGTCCGAATGGCGCAGCTCCCGCTACGCGGGGAGGTTCAGCTGCCAGGAGACGCCGAAGCGGTCGCTCACCCAGCCGAACTTGGGGCTGAAGCCGTACGAGCCCAGCGGCATCAGTGCCGCGCCGCCCTCCAGGAGGGCCTCGTACAGGCGGTCCAGTTCGGCCTCGCTGTCGCACTGGACGAAGAGGGAGATCGCCGGGGTGAACCCGAAGTCGTGCTTGGCGGGGCTGTCGATGCACATGAGCTGCTGGCCGGCGAGGGAGAACACGGCGTGCTGCACAGTGCCCTCGGGGCCGGGCTCGCCGGGGCCGTAGCGGGTGATGTCGAGCACCTCGGCGTCGTCGAAGAGCGAGGTGTAGAAGGCCATCGCCTCCTCCGCTTGGCCCTCGAACATCAGGAACGTGGTGATCTTCTGGGATGTCGCGGCCATCCTGCCTGCTCCAAGGAGGTGGGGTGCGGCTGTCGGTGCGACAGTAGGGCACACGGCAGCCGAAACCCCGTCAACTCCCCCTGCCGTGAGGCGAACCCGTACCCCTCCCCTATCATCTGTTCGATTCTCGACTCCCGTGGGCGTTCACGTCCGCACGGGAGCAAACACGATGAGAGGCAACGGGGACTTGGGATTCAAGGCCGGATATCGGATATCAGTGGTCGGCGCGTGCGCCGTGGCGGCCATTGCAGGAGGAATCATGTCCTCCAGTGCCTTCGGCACGGAGGACGGCGGTGACGGCCCGCAGGCCGCGCAGTCGGCGCCGCTGCCGGCGCCGGACGTGCACGCGGCGGACACCGCCCCGTCGCGCACCGACCACACCGCGTTCCGCGACGGCGTCATGCACCTCGGCGGCGACACGGCGGCGCCCGCCGGAGCAGGCGGCTCCGCGAAGGCCGCCGCGGGTGCGGCCGCCCGGGCGGCGGCCGCCGCCGCTCCCCCGCAGGGCGAGGGGTGGAAGCTGAGCGGAGCCACGAAGTGGCTGGCGACCGGCTACACGATCAAGTTCTACGACCAGAAGTCCGCGGACTGGCTGGGCCCCTACGCCAAGGCCACGGCGGCGGACCTCCAGCGGATCACGAACCTGCCGGTCAAGGTCGACACCAAGCCGGTGGGCTGGGAGTACTCCCGCCCGAAGGGCGAGGTGATCCTGGGCGTGCTGCACCGGCCCTGCCTGCCGCCGGACGGCGACATCATGGGCAACACCGGTTGGAAGGTCGTCCGCGACGGCTCCGGCATGGCCAACCTGAGCTGCGGCTTCACCAGCTCCTCGGTGCCGGAGACGGTGACCAGCGGGCACGCGTACATCGACAGCGAGTTCTTCACCCCGCAGGGCAAGCCGACCGCCGCCATGGGCGAGACGTACATGCGCAACCACATCAGCCACGAGATCGGCCACACCCTGGGCCTGACGCACGCGAATCGCAGCATGAAGCGGAGCGACTGCGTCAAGGGCACCGACTCCGGCCAGTTCCCCGTCATGTGCTCGCCTGCGTACGCGTACCAGGACAAGCGGGCCGGCACGTACGTGCAGCAGTTCGACGTCCAGGGCTTCCGCAGGCTGGCCGCGGGCGCGGGCGCCGTGCTGCCCCCGCAGGGGAAGGTCTCCGGCATCGCCGGGAAGTGCCTCGACGCCAGGGGCGGCAAGGCGGCCAACGGTACGCAGATCCAGCTCTACACCTGCAACGGATCGGTCGCGCAGTCCTGGATCCTCGGCAAGGACGGCACCTTCCGGGCGCTCGGCAAGTGCCTCGACAATGCGCGCAACGGCAGCGCCAACGGCAACAAGATCCAGCTGTGGGACTGCAACGGCTCCGCCGCGCAGCGCTGGTCGGTGAACGCCAAGGGCCAGATCGTGCACGTCGCGTCGGGCAAGGTGCTCGACGTGAAGGGCGGCGCGACCGCGAACAGCACCGTCGTCCAGCTGTACACGCCGAACACCGGCAAGGGCCAGCTCTGGAAGGCGCCGAAGTAGTCCGGTCCCCCGCCGCTGCGGCTCAGCCCGGGAGCAGGGCGTCGACGACGTCGACGACCAGGTCGCCCAGCGACCTGCCGCCCGTGCCGAACGCGGCGGCGAGGGCGTAGCCGACGGCGGCGTCCTGCGGCTGGGGGCCGGCGCCGGGCAGCCAGTCCGCGGCGACGGACCCGTCGCCTCGGGAGGTGAACTCCCCGAGGCGGCGGCCGTCCCGCAGGAACCTGCTGGCCGTCGCCGAGCAGGGCACCAGGCGGTAGCGGCTGCCGCCGGCGCGGGCGTCGACGCGGTAGGAGCGGCGGGGGATCCAGGCCCGGGCCGGGCGGATGCCGGCCGGGCCGCCGTCCACGGTGAGGGTGAGGCGTCCGCCGTCGCGGGTGCCGATCGGCGCGTACCGGTTCGGCTTGGCGCCGCCACCGCGGACCAGCCGCACCTCGGGCAGCGCCCCGCCCGCCACGGCCACCGTCCCCCGGCCGGCGTCGAGGCGGACGTCGACGGGCCCGAAGCACTCGTCCGCGACGGGCCCGGACGGGCCGGCCGTACTGTCGCCGCCGAACGGCGGCTCCGCGTCGGAGAACGGCAGGGACGGATCGTGCATGGCGGTCTTCCTCGGAGCCGAAGGGACGGACGGGCCGCCGGCCACTGCACGCCCGGCACCCCCGACCATGATCGCCCACCCGGCGGACGCATCGCACGCGAGACGGCCCGGCAGCCGGGCCATGGGCGACGATGGTGCCCATGTCCGAACGATTCACGACCCGAGTCCTCGACCTCACCACAGGCCGCACCGAGACCGTGACCGACCTGACCCGCCACTGCGAGCGCTTCCTCTCCGACGCCGCAGCCGGCCGCGACGGCCTCCTGAACGTCTTCGTCCCGCACGCCACCGCCGGCATCGCGGTGATCGAGACGGGCGCCGGCAGCGACGACGACCTCCTCGACGCCCTCCGCGCCCTCCTCCCCGCCGACGACCGCTGGCGTCACCGCCACGGCTCGCCCGGCCACGGCCGCGACCACGTCCTCCCGGCCTTCGTCCCGCCCCACGCAACCCTGCCGGTCGTGGCGGGCCGCCTGGAACTGGGCACCTGGCAGTCGGTCTGCCTGGTGGACACCAACAAGGACAACCCGCAACGCCAGGTGCGCCTTTCGTTCCTCGGCTGAGCCGAGGATCAGGGGGCGATGTCCGACGGCTGCACTCCCGGGTGTGGAACCTGACGGTGTGCCGGATGCGCTTTACCCCACCATGTTCGGGGCGGCAAGCCGTCTCACCCGAAGGGGTGGTGAACGCGTTGACCCGTCTGGTCGGTGGGGTGGGGTTCCCCTACGGTCGGGCCCCGGTCGTCGCTCGCGGTGCGGGGCGGCGGCGTGGGAGCAGGCCGGGACTGGGAGAGGACGGCACAGGGTGGTCATGCACGAGGACTGGACCGACGGCGCGGTGTGCAGGACCGCCGACCCCGACGAGCTCTTCGTGCAGGGCGCGGCCCAGAACCAGGCCAAGTCGGTGTGCGGGAGCTGCGGGGTCCGTACGGAGTGCCTCGCCTACGCCCTCGACCAGCGGATCGACCACGGCATCTGGGGCGGGATGACCGAGCGGGAGCGGCGCGCGCTGTTGAAGCGGAGGCCGCTGGTGACGTCGTGGCGGCGGCTGTTGGAGGCCGCCCGGCAGGAGCACCACCGGCAGACGGGCCCCGCGGCGGTGCGCCGGGCCGGCTGACCGCCGGGCCGCCCGGGTGCCGCATCGCCGGAATGCCTGCGGGTGGGTTCCGTGGTGGGGGGCAGGCGAGCCCCGGTCAGGTCGTCGGGCGGGTCGCCAAGGCGGGGAGCATCCACGGGCTGACGGGGGCGGGGGCCGGCCCCGTCGGGGTCCTGCCGCAGAACTCCGCCTCGATCACGTTGGCGTACAGCGCCTCGTCCTGGAGCCAGTCGCCGTTGGCGTTGAAGGTCAGCTGTCGGCTGCCGTCCGGTGTGCCGACCATCGCGGACAGTGAGCCGTTGGTGCGGCCGCTCTTGCCGACCACCTTCACGCCGCAGGAGAGCTGCGCGAACTCGACGCCCAGCCCGTATCCGAAGCCGCCGCCGAGAGGCACCTCCGTGAACATGGCCTTCGTCTGGGCGGGCGGCAGCAGCCGTCCGGCCGTCAGTGCCCGGTGGAAGCGGTTGAGGTCGCCGGCGGTGGTGATGACGTCGCCGGCGGCACCGAGCCAGGTCATGTTCTGCCGGGTGGCGTCGTGGATCTCGGCGTCCGGTTCGGTGCGGTGGAGCCGGGAATAGCCGACGGGGTGCGGGCGGGGCATGCGCGGCGAGGTCCCGGGGAACGACGTCCCCTTGAGGCCGAGCGGCCTGACGATGCGGCGCATCGCCTCCTCACCGTGGGTGCGGCCGGTCGCCTTCTCGATGACCATTCCGGCGAGGACGAAGTTGGTGTTGGAGTACACCGGCATCTTCTGCGGGTCGGGCCGCGCAGGGTACGTCAGGGCGATCGCGACGAGTTCCCCGGGCGTGTGGGTGTCGTAGCGGTGTTCCGGGAAGCCGGGGCCGGCCGCGTCGTGGATGAACGCCGGGTCCTCGGTGTGGTTCGCCATGCCGCTGGTGTGGTTCAGGAGCCGGCGGAGGGTGATGGTGCGGCCGTCGTAGCCGTTGCCCTGCACCAGGCCGGGCAGCCACTTCTCGACCGTGTCGTCCAGGCTGAGCCTGCCCTCCGCTTCGAGTTGGAGCAGGACGGTGGCGACGAACGTCTTGGTGATGCTGGCGCCGCGGAAGTGGTCGGCGCGGGTCCGCTCGCGGCCGGTGGCGGTGTCGGCGTGCCCGTACGCCGCGAACCACGTCCCCTTGCGGTCGCGCACCTCGGCGGCCGCTCCCGGCAGGCCGCCCTCGGTGACCAGGTCGCGCAGGGCGGCCCCGGTTGCCTCGTGCCCGCCGGGCGCCGGCCGTGCCGCACCCTGTACGGGCGCCGTGTCGGGGCCCGCCGCGTGCGCGGGCGGGGCGAGTGCTGTGGTCCCGCCCGCGGTGAGGGCCGCCGCCAGGGCCAGTAAGACGGTGCGGGGAGCCCGCTGCTTCGGCATCAGGTGCCTCCTCCTCGTGGTCGGGGGCCAGCGGTGTGCTCCCCCGGTGCCTTGGACGCCGGATGCCGGCACAGGGTTGACTCCGCAGATGCCCTGCATCCACCGGAAGGGCCGCCTGCGGTCGCCCGCGCGCTGCCCGTTCCGAGGGCCGACGAGCAGTTCGCCACCTGCGGCGGCGGGCGGGGGATCAGTCCGCGGTGAGCCGTCCGCTCATCCAGGCGAGGGCCGGGGGCACCTCCCGGCGCCAGGTCTTGAAGTTGTGGCCGCCGCTGTCGAGGATGATGGACGAGACCCGTGCGGGCGCCTTGACCTTCGCGACGAACTCCATCGTCTCCCTGTAGTTGGGCTCACCCGTCAGCGACGAGGTCACCAGGAACGACGAGTCGCCCTGGGGCCGGTTGTCGAGGTGCCACAGGAGGTCGGACCGCTTCTCCTCGTCCTTGTCGCCCTGGAAGAGGTCGCCGGACTCGCGGTCGGTCTCGGGCCGGTACTCCGCCGACAGGCCGACGCCGACGGAGAAGGACTCCGGGTGCTGGACGGCCAGCTTCAGGGCGCAGTAGCCGCCGGTCGAGTTGCCGATGACGCCCCAGTTGCCGGGCGAGGTGCCGACCCGGTAGGCGGTCGCCACCGCCTTGACGAGGTCGGTGCCGTAGAAGGTCTCGCTCTGCGGGCCTCCGGGGACGTCGATGCACTGGGTGTTCGCGGCGGCGATGGTGGGCCGCATCATCACCAGCACCATGGGCTGCGCCTTCTTCTGCT
Coding sequences within:
- a CDS encoding serine hydrolase domain-containing protein — protein: MPKQRAPRTVLLALAAALTAGGTTALAPPAHAAGPDTAPVQGAARPAPGGHEATGAALRDLVTEGGLPGAAAEVRDRKGTWFAAYGHADTATGRERTRADHFRGASITKTFVATVLLQLEAEGRLSLDDTVEKWLPGLVQGNGYDGRTITLRRLLNHTSGMANHTEDPAFIHDAAGPGFPEHRYDTHTPGELVAIALTYPARPDPQKMPVYSNTNFVLAGMVIEKATGRTHGEEAMRRIVRPLGLKGTSFPGTSPRMPRPHPVGYSRLHRTEPDAEIHDATRQNMTWLGAAGDVITTAGDLNRFHRALTAGRLLPPAQTKAMFTEVPLGGGFGYGLGVEFAQLSCGVKVVGKSGRTNGSLSAMVGTPDGSRQLTFNANGDWLQDEALYANVIEAEFCGRTPTGPAPAPVSPWMLPALATRPTT
- a CDS encoding alpha/beta hydrolase, whose product is MGLTSDTLSACVVLATLLLGAVTVWQWPRLGGRGTGRVLGRIGILLLAQVCVLASVGLVSNRTFLFYDSWSDLVGAKQQVAAAPGGAAVQVLGRKAPAVPGGVDPRVGGVIEKVVVHGERSRTAAPAYVYLPPEYFAKGAEQRRFPAAVVLTGFPGMAENLIKKLEYPQTAWRLAKQKKAQPMVLVMMRPTIAAANTQCIDVPGGPQSETFYGTDLVKAVATAYRVGTSPGNWGVIGNSTGGYCALKLAVQHPESFSVGVGLSAEYRPETDRESGDLFQGDKDEEKRSDLLWHLDNRPQGDSSFLVTSSLTGEPNYRETMEFVAKVKAPARVSSIILDSGGHNFKTWRREVPPALAWMSGRLTAD